A region of Campylobacter armoricus DNA encodes the following proteins:
- a CDS encoding AI-2E family transporter, whose translation MKNSNFFLISFILIILFWVLFLFKPFLMNIAIASLMAVSTSNINIKFLKIFKGKKVVAAAATTIFMLALFFIPFVYAIIELAKAAKGFDISYFNNTLEYFKNYSLHLPESLSFIEPKIKETLASIDLNSISKNVLTYLSSITKFGTKFLTDIVLICVFYFFANLYGTQLIGYIKTIVPMKKEETQGILSEVSNVMSVVFYSMMINAILQGVLFAIITKIYGYDAILMGILFCFSSLIPVVGGALIYVPVSLYEFANNNLSGALVIFIYSVVMISFIADTLVKPYVIKWINEKLVQIPTQINELLIFFAMIAGISSFGFWGIILGPAILTFFISTLKLYVLLKERHFV comes from the coding sequence ATGAAAAATAGTAATTTTTTCTTAATTAGTTTTATATTGATTATTTTATTTTGGGTGCTTTTTTTATTTAAACCTTTTTTGATGAATATTGCCATAGCAAGTTTGATGGCTGTTTCAACTTCAAACATCAACATAAAATTTCTTAAAATTTTCAAAGGTAAAAAAGTCGTTGCCGCAGCAGCTACAACTATATTTATGCTAGCATTGTTTTTTATACCTTTTGTATATGCCATTATAGAGTTAGCTAAAGCTGCAAAAGGTTTTGATATAAGCTATTTTAACAATACTTTAGAGTATTTTAAAAACTACTCTTTACATTTGCCTGAATCTTTAAGTTTTATTGAACCAAAGATAAAAGAAACTTTAGCAAGTATTGATTTAAATTCTATTTCTAAAAATGTCTTAACCTATCTTTCAAGCATAACCAAATTTGGGACTAAATTTCTAACTGATATAGTGTTAATTTGTGTGTTTTATTTTTTCGCCAATCTTTATGGAACACAGCTTATAGGATATATCAAAACTATAGTTCCTATGAAAAAAGAAGAAACACAAGGTATTTTAAGCGAAGTAAGCAATGTAATGTCGGTAGTATTTTACTCTATGATGATAAATGCTATTTTGCAAGGTGTGCTTTTTGCTATCATTACTAAAATTTATGGATATGATGCTATTTTAATGGGGATATTGTTTTGCTTTAGCTCTTTGATACCTGTAGTAGGTGGGGCTTTGATTTATGTGCCCGTTTCTTTATATGAATTTGCTAACAACAACCTAAGCGGTGCTTTAGTGATTTTCATCTATAGTGTGGTAATGATATCTTTTATCGCAGATACTTTAGTAAAACCTTATGTGATTAAGTGGATTAATGAAAAATTAGTTCAAATTCCAACACAAATCAATGAACTTTTGATTTTCTTTGCAATGATAGCAGGAATTTCAAGCTTTGGTTTTTGGGGTATTATACTCGGTCCTGCTATTTTGACTTTTTTCATCTCTACTTTAAAATTATATGTGCTTTTAAAAGAAAGACATTTTGTATAA
- a CDS encoding SDR family NAD(P)-dependent oxidoreductase has translation MNTFNLTNKVCLIIGASSGLGRATCKFLDSLGAKVIAVSRRESELKKLQNECSNLSYKIHDFSSTYKIKELVDEIVQENGKINAMAYFSGVACVNPLRMIHIDKAKEIFDINFFGCLELLKCLYDKRKSEKLSVVLISAASLKISISSMSIYDASKGALTSLTISLVKDFAKFGFRINSILPGHIDTEMTEKISSIRSKEYENELNNFYPLGIGKENDIAHLCAFLLSPLSSWITGQSIVADGGRSVY, from the coding sequence ATGAATACATTTAATCTAACAAATAAAGTTTGTTTAATCATAGGAGCAAGCAGTGGGCTTGGTAGAGCAACTTGTAAATTTCTTGACTCTCTTGGAGCAAAAGTAATAGCTGTCTCAAGAAGAGAAAGCGAACTTAAAAAACTACAAAATGAGTGTTCTAATCTTTCTTACAAAATTCACGACTTTAGTTCCACATATAAAATTAAAGAATTAGTAGATGAAATTGTACAAGAAAATGGAAAAATCAATGCTATGGCTTATTTTAGCGGTGTAGCTTGCGTAAATCCTTTGCGAATGATTCATATTGATAAAGCTAAAGAAATTTTTGATATAAATTTTTTCGGTTGTCTTGAATTATTAAAATGCCTTTATGATAAAAGAAAATCTGAAAAACTTAGCGTTGTTTTAATTAGTGCAGCATCACTAAAAATAAGTATCTCCTCAATGAGTATTTATGATGCTTCTAAAGGGGCTTTAACTTCTTTAACTATAAGTCTAGTAAAAGATTTTGCAAAATTTGGTTTTAGAATTAATAGTATTTTACCTGGACACATTGACACCGAAATGACAGAAAAAATATCTAGCATACGCTCAAAAGAATATGAAAATGAACTTAATAATTTTTATCCTTTAGGTATAGGAAAAGAAAATGATATAGCACATTTATGTGCTTTTCTTTTAAGCCCACTAAGTTCTTGGATAACAGGTCAAAGTATAGTAGCAGATGGTGGGAGAAGCGTCTATTGA
- a CDS encoding AAC(3) family N-acetyltransferase has translation MKNILKHNNKIYTQDDLIKALYDLGIKNGDIVCAHSEIFNFGIPLLNINEFLSALIESLFEVIGKDGTLLMPTFTYSFCNNEVYDKVKSKTAVGALNEFFRKQEGVKRTNDPIFSFAIKGAREELFLNKDCDSCFGNDCTYEILTYNNGKILNFGNKECYTFVHYPEESCKISYRYNKIFKGLIIDENNNQYEKQINFFVRHQGVVTSDEKITQFLKLKDYYNEIKFGNTSLALIEARKFYDDLIVEFKKNESIFRIDQ, from the coding sequence ATGAAAAATATACTAAAACATAATAATAAAATATATACACAAGATGATTTAATTAAAGCTTTATATGATTTAGGAATAAAAAATGGTGATATTGTATGCGCCCATAGTGAAATTTTTAACTTCGGAATACCTTTATTAAATATTAATGAATTTTTGAGTGCTTTAATTGAAAGTTTATTTGAGGTTATTGGAAAAGATGGCACTTTATTAATGCCAACATTTACTTATAGCTTTTGTAATAATGAAGTTTATGATAAGGTAAAGTCTAAAACAGCAGTAGGGGCTTTGAATGAATTTTTTAGAAAGCAAGAAGGAGTAAAAAGAACAAATGATCCTATATTTTCTTTTGCAATTAAGGGAGCACGCGAAGAACTATTTTTAAATAAAGATTGTGATTCATGTTTTGGTAATGATTGTACATATGAAATTTTAACTTACAATAATGGCAAAATTTTAAATTTTGGCAATAAAGAATGCTATACTTTTGTACATTATCCAGAAGAAAGTTGTAAGATTAGTTATAGATATAATAAAATTTTTAAAGGTTTAATAATAGATGAAAATAACAACCAATATGAAAAACAGATTAATTTTTTCGTAAGACATCAGGGTGTAGTAACTAGTGATGAAAAAATTACGCAATTTTTGAAGTTAAAAGACTATTATAATGAAATAAAATTTGGCAATACTAGTTTAGCTTTAATTGAAGCTAGAAAATTTTATGATGATTTGATAGTTGAATTTAAGAAGAATGAATCGATTTTTAGAATCGATCAATAG
- a CDS encoding aromatic ring-hydroxylating oxygenase subunit alpha, translating into MMHCWDYNTDITQKKEFENIYKTFWHFGIHKSEIQNNKDYVVLKIYDFEIVFYNDNGDIIAFYNMCPHRGAKLMFSDESNSIYYGNSEIKCQYHHWIYKNSKLSIPSKVEFKDAEKLDLFKINIGFCGDFIFFSHNPSTTLNEQLGDYYDELKNISQSIQCFIGLNSPIDYNCNWKIGIENSLEAYHINYVHPCSLGILSIKDTPSYSKTNSKTNANIYNSKIYTKLEKVRNIFNKNNYIDNKYFSYHLFPFVIISSTFGYAYSIQNYFPNTPNKTHFISRNYISKSKLNVEAFSKEVINMNKTIFKEDAQVCNLIHGSKFLNGEFKYHYAKELEKRIIYFHNQYNKYMETE; encoded by the coding sequence ATGATGCATTGTTGGGACTATAATACTGACATTACACAAAAGAAAGAATTTGAAAATATTTACAAGACATTTTGGCATTTTGGAATTCATAAAAGCGAAATTCAAAACAATAAAGATTATGTTGTCTTAAAAATATATGATTTTGAAATTGTTTTTTATAATGATAATGGTGATATTATTGCTTTTTATAATATGTGTCCGCATCGAGGAGCTAAACTTATGTTTTCTGATGAAAGCAATAGCATTTATTATGGAAATTCTGAAATAAAATGTCAATATCATCATTGGATCTATAAAAATTCAAAACTTTCAATTCCATCAAAAGTAGAATTTAAAGATGCTGAAAAATTAGATCTTTTTAAAATTAATATTGGTTTTTGCGGAGATTTTATATTTTTTTCCCATAACCCATCAACAACACTTAATGAGCAACTTGGTGATTATTATGATGAGCTTAAAAACATAAGCCAAAGCATTCAATGCTTTATTGGCCTTAATAGTCCTATAGATTACAACTGTAATTGGAAAATAGGTATTGAAAATAGTCTGGAAGCTTATCATATTAACTATGTACATCCTTGCTCCTTAGGCATACTCTCTATTAAAGATACACCAAGTTATAGCAAAACAAATTCTAAAACAAATGCTAATATTTATAATAGTAAAATTTATACTAAACTTGAAAAAGTACGAAATATTTTTAATAAAAACAATTACATTGATAATAAATATTTTTCATATCATCTCTTTCCATTTGTAATAATAAGTTCAACATTTGGATATGCCTATTCGATTCAAAATTATTTTCCAAACACTCCAAATAAAACTCATTTTATTTCAAGAAATTATATTAGCAAGTCAAAATTAAATGTGGAAGCTTTTAGCAAAGAAGTTATTAATATGAATAAAACTATATTCAAAGAAGATGCACAAGTTTGCAATTTAATACATGGTAGTAAGTTTTTAAATGGTGAGTTTAAATACCACTATGCTAAAGAATTAGAAAAAAGAATCATTTATTTCCATAATCAATATAATAAATATATGGAAACAGAATGA
- the ruvB gene encoding Holliday junction branch migration DNA helicase RuvB — protein MDRIVEIEKFSPDETYETSLRPSNFDGYIGQENIKKNLEIFIKAAKKRNECLDHILFSGPAGLGKTTLANIISYEMNANIKTTAAPMIEKSGDLAAILTNLNEGDILFIDEIHRLSPAIEEVLYPAMEDFRLDIIIGSGPAAQTIKIDLPKFTLIGATTRAGMLSNPLRDRFGMQFRLEFYKNEELAIILEKAALKLNKTCEKKASLEIAKRSRSTPRIALRLLKRVRDFADVNDEEIISEKRAKEALDCLGVNELGFDAMDLRYLELLTEAKRKPIGLSSIAAALSEDENTIEDVIEPYLLANGYIERTAKGRIASLKSFDVLKLKYNKGLFDEK, from the coding sequence ATGGATAGAATCGTAGAGATTGAAAAATTCTCCCCTGATGAAACTTATGAAACAAGCCTTAGACCTTCAAATTTTGACGGCTATATAGGACAAGAAAATATTAAAAAAAATTTAGAAATTTTTATCAAAGCTGCTAAAAAAAGAAATGAATGCCTAGATCATATACTTTTTAGTGGTCCTGCAGGACTTGGCAAAACAACTCTAGCAAACATTATTTCTTATGAAATGAATGCAAATATCAAAACTACAGCAGCCCCTATGATAGAAAAAAGCGGGGATTTAGCTGCGATTTTAACTAATCTTAACGAAGGAGATATTTTATTTATCGATGAAATTCATCGTTTAAGCCCTGCCATAGAAGAAGTGCTTTATCCTGCTATGGAGGATTTTCGTCTTGATATTATCATAGGTAGTGGTCCTGCTGCACAAACGATAAAAATCGATTTGCCTAAATTTACACTCATTGGTGCTACTACAAGAGCAGGTATGCTAAGCAATCCTTTACGCGATCGCTTTGGTATGCAATTTCGCTTAGAATTTTATAAAAATGAAGAACTTGCTATCATTTTAGAAAAAGCGGCTTTAAAGCTTAATAAAACTTGTGAAAAAAAAGCTTCTTTAGAGATAGCCAAACGCAGTCGCTCTACCCCAAGAATTGCCCTAAGACTTCTAAAAAGAGTAAGAGATTTTGCTGATGTAAATGATGAAGAAATTATCAGCGAAAAAAGAGCTAAAGAGGCACTTGATTGTTTAGGAGTAAATGAACTTGGTTTTGATGCGATGGATTTAAGATATTTAGAGCTTTTAACCGAAGCTAAAAGAAAACCTATAGGGCTTTCTAGTATAGCAGCAGCATTAAGCGAAGATGAAAATACCATAGAAGATGTTATAGAGCCGTATTTGCTAGCAAATGGCTATATAGAAAGGACAGCAAAAGGACGCATCGCAAGTTTAAAAAGCTTTGATGTTTTAAAATTAAAATACAACAAGGGTTTATTTGATGAAAAATAG